A genomic stretch from Desulfohalobium retbaense DSM 5692 includes:
- the trsM gene encoding DVU_1556 family methyltransferase encodes MTQQCTAYTSPTMHQALGQALRPGGLETTRQGLEQAPLAMNARILDAGCGLGATAAFLRNQGYQRVLALDRDRDLLRSAQKQVACLQADITAVPLATASLDAVFCECVLALLPRPQQALAEIRRVLRPGGRLYYSDLYARATAAPAAAAPGSTCLAAPATRSTLRQRLDGGGWQILRETDQTELLRQTAARIIFEHGSLERFWQAVFGACRGTSCAAGIQALRPGYVSYIAVKTH; translated from the coding sequence GTGACCCAGCAGTGTACCGCCTACACCTCCCCGACCATGCACCAGGCCCTGGGCCAAGCCTTGCGCCCCGGTGGCCTGGAAACCACCCGCCAGGGCCTGGAACAGGCCCCGTTGGCCATGAACGCCCGTATCCTGGACGCCGGGTGCGGTTTGGGGGCCACAGCGGCGTTTTTGCGAAACCAGGGCTATCAGCGGGTGCTGGCCCTGGACCGCGACCGCGATCTGCTCCGTAGCGCCCAGAAACAGGTGGCCTGCCTCCAGGCGGATATCACCGCCGTACCGTTGGCCACCGCGAGTCTGGACGCCGTGTTCTGCGAATGTGTGCTTGCTCTGTTGCCCCGGCCGCAACAGGCCCTGGCCGAAATCCGGCGCGTCCTGCGACCCGGGGGACGGCTGTACTACAGCGACCTGTACGCCCGCGCCACTGCCGCACCTGCGGCCGCAGCCCCGGGCAGCACCTGCCTGGCCGCTCCTGCCACCCGCAGCACGCTGCGCCAGCGCCTTGACGGCGGTGGATGGCAGATCCTGCGGGAAACAGACCAGACCGAATTGCTACGTCAAACCGCGGCCCGGATCATTTTCGAGCACGGATCTCTGGAGCGCTTTTGGCAGGCCGTTTTCGGGGCTTGCCGGGGCACGTCCTGCGCCGCCGGCATCCAAGCTCTGCGGCCGGGATATGTCAGTTACATCGCCGTCAAAACGCATTGA
- a CDS encoding DVU_1555 family C-GCAxxG-C-C protein — MEDDTLFRVLPLAQQGYCCSQIILRLGLEYQGASNPALIRAASGLCHGVGGCGHTCGALTGGACLLGLYAGKGQDNEEAHSRFPLMLETLGHWFADTACAAYAGTTCQAILGENTTQPNPDICGRLIADTLDQCLTILMDNGIDPTEGPDAV, encoded by the coding sequence ATGGAAGACGATACCTTGTTCCGCGTTTTACCCCTGGCCCAGCAGGGGTATTGCTGCAGCCAGATCATCCTCCGGCTCGGCCTGGAATACCAGGGCGCGTCCAATCCCGCCCTGATCCGGGCCGCCTCCGGTCTGTGCCACGGTGTCGGTGGCTGCGGGCATACCTGCGGCGCCCTGACCGGCGGGGCCTGCCTGCTGGGGCTCTATGCCGGCAAAGGACAAGACAACGAGGAGGCCCACTCCCGTTTTCCACTGATGCTGGAAACCCTGGGACACTGGTTCGCGGACACGGCCTGCGCCGCGTATGCCGGCACCACCTGTCAGGCGATCCTGGGCGAAAACACCACCCAGCCCAATCCGGATATCTGTGGACGGCTCATCGCCGACACCTTGGATCAATGCCTGACCATCCTTATGGATAACGGCATCGATCCCACCGAGGGCCCGGATGCAGTATAG
- the trsS gene encoding radical SAM (seleno)protein TrsS, translating to MQYRQQTASLCPVCLQRIPAWRVGTDTDMRLEKACPEHGHFATPIWRGLPGFGEWKRDKLPSQPPVCHTQPQAGCPFDCGLCPNHAQHTCTTLLEVTQRCNLGCPICFARSLDSGTDPDLDTLARNMAHIRETAGPCTLQLSGGEPTVRDDLPEIVRLAAAQNFRLVQLNTNGLRFAREPEYARALREAGLEAVFFQFDSVHDADYTTIRGRALWEEKQQALTAMGRAGLGVVLVPTLVPGVNTRAIGAILRFGVQHHPVVRGVHFQPISYFGRYPAPPADTDRLTLPEIMRALEEQTAGLVRTQDFLPPGCEHALCSFHATYAVAASGELQRLGGACCSEGPIQAADGARQTVHLTAQRWRGQQTGSTTGPETNEDDLDRFIARAREASFTVSAMGFQDAWTVDLERLRGCCIHVHASDGRLIPFCAYNLTAANGRPLYRR from the coding sequence ATGCAGTATAGGCAGCAAACGGCCAGTCTCTGTCCCGTCTGTCTGCAACGGATTCCAGCCTGGCGCGTGGGCACGGACACCGACATGCGCCTGGAAAAAGCGTGTCCGGAACACGGCCATTTCGCCACCCCCATTTGGCGCGGGCTCCCGGGGTTCGGGGAGTGGAAACGGGACAAACTCCCGTCCCAGCCCCCGGTCTGCCATACCCAGCCTCAGGCGGGCTGCCCGTTTGACTGCGGCCTGTGTCCTAACCACGCCCAACACACCTGCACCACGCTGTTGGAAGTCACCCAGCGTTGCAATCTGGGCTGTCCGATCTGTTTTGCCCGCAGTCTGGACAGCGGCACCGACCCGGACCTGGACACCCTCGCCCGGAATATGGCCCACATCCGGGAAACCGCCGGCCCCTGCACCCTGCAGCTCTCCGGCGGCGAGCCCACGGTGCGCGACGACCTGCCGGAGATCGTCCGCTTGGCCGCGGCGCAGAATTTTCGCCTGGTCCAACTGAACACCAACGGCCTGCGCTTCGCCCGGGAACCGGAATACGCCCGCGCCCTGCGCGAGGCCGGCCTGGAGGCCGTGTTTTTCCAGTTCGATTCCGTCCATGACGCCGATTACACCACAATCCGCGGCCGGGCCCTGTGGGAAGAAAAACAACAGGCCCTCACAGCCATGGGTCGAGCCGGGCTGGGCGTAGTATTGGTCCCGACCCTGGTTCCCGGGGTCAATACCCGGGCCATCGGCGCCATCCTGCGCTTTGGTGTCCAGCACCACCCTGTGGTCCGCGGAGTCCATTTCCAGCCCATCAGCTATTTCGGGCGCTACCCCGCCCCGCCCGCGGACACAGACCGTTTGACCCTGCCGGAGATCATGCGCGCCCTGGAAGAGCAGACCGCGGGCCTGGTCCGGACCCAAGATTTTTTGCCCCCCGGCTGCGAACACGCCCTGTGCTCCTTCCACGCCACCTATGCGGTGGCCGCCTCCGGAGAACTGCAACGCTTGGGCGGGGCCTGCTGTAGCGAGGGACCGATTCAGGCCGCGGACGGGGCCCGGCAGACCGTGCACCTCACCGCCCAGCGCTGGCGGGGGCAACAAACGGGTTCCACCACAGGCCCAGAAACCAATGAAGACGACCTGGACCGCTTCATTGCCCGGGCCCGTGAGGCCAGCTTCACCGTCTCGGCCATGGGGTTTCAGGACGCCTGGACCGTGGACCTGGAGCGTCTCCGCGGCTGTTGCATCCATGTCCACGCCTCGGACGGCAGGCTGATCCCCTTTTGTGCCTACAATCTCACGGCCGCTAACGGACGACCGTTGTACCGGAGGTAA
- a CDS encoding DVU_1553 family AMP-dependent CoA ligase yields MPVTQLESWISLQIDLPRKTVLSRTALRRWQLDRLRATVDLARTHSPWYRKRLQDTVLPETEDPTVLVQALPLTTAEDIRAHGPEMLCCSQAAIERIITLESSGTSAAPKRIFFTSDDLKATKGFFQYGMRLVVGPDDKVLVLLPCQRDNDVGNLLVAALNEAGIASRAHWPPHDPEALARAVHEHEAHCLVGLPQHILALARHPRSGLAAAHLKSILLCSDYTDPCVREAIAAGLSCRVHIHYGSTESGLGAAVECKEGLGCHIRENDLLFEIIDPDTGVVLPPDTVGEIVFTTLTRTGMPLLRYRTGDIGRLKSQRCSCGSILTRLTDLQGRLDNAITFPGQGTLSLAALDQALLAQPTITSYEAAVYDPPDATPESPPRLALDLVVRPGSQRTGEDLARQALLTVPVLRQTVLAGQLTLEISTTEVPFERSHTAKRSLSDKRHLSQREYHAQRS; encoded by the coding sequence ATGCCCGTCACGCAACTCGAATCCTGGATTTCCCTGCAAATCGACCTGCCTCGCAAGACCGTGCTCTCCCGCACTGCCCTGCGCAGGTGGCAGCTGGACCGCTTGCGGGCCACCGTGGACCTGGCTCGCACCCACAGCCCCTGGTACCGCAAGCGCCTGCAGGACACCGTTCTTCCCGAAACCGAGGACCCGACAGTTCTGGTCCAGGCCCTGCCCTTGACCACAGCCGAGGACATCCGCGCCCACGGCCCGGAAATGCTCTGCTGTTCGCAAGCAGCCATCGAGCGCATCATCACCCTGGAATCCTCCGGTACCAGCGCCGCGCCCAAACGGATCTTCTTCACCAGCGACGACCTCAAAGCCACGAAGGGCTTTTTCCAGTACGGCATGCGCCTGGTGGTCGGTCCGGACGACAAGGTATTGGTCCTCTTACCCTGCCAACGGGACAATGACGTGGGCAATCTCCTGGTGGCCGCTCTGAACGAAGCCGGTATCGCCAGTCGCGCCCATTGGCCACCCCACGACCCCGAGGCCCTGGCCCGCGCGGTGCACGAGCACGAGGCCCACTGCCTGGTGGGCCTGCCCCAGCACATCCTGGCCCTGGCCCGGCACCCTCGGTCCGGCTTGGCCGCCGCGCACCTGAAAAGCATTCTGCTCTGCTCGGACTACACCGATCCCTGCGTCCGCGAGGCCATTGCCGCCGGCCTTTCCTGCCGCGTGCACATCCATTACGGGTCCACGGAATCCGGCCTCGGGGCCGCGGTAGAATGCAAAGAGGGCCTGGGCTGCCATATCCGGGAAAACGATCTGCTCTTCGAGATCATCGACCCCGACACCGGAGTGGTCCTGCCTCCAGACACCGTGGGAGAAATCGTATTCACCACACTGACCCGCACCGGCATGCCCTTGCTGCGCTATCGCACCGGTGATATCGGGCGTCTGAAAAGCCAGCGGTGTTCGTGCGGCAGTATTCTGACCCGCTTGACGGACCTGCAGGGTCGACTCGACAACGCCATCACCTTTCCAGGACAGGGAACTTTGTCCCTGGCTGCTCTGGATCAAGCCCTTTTGGCCCAGCCGACGATCACTTCGTACGAAGCCGCTGTGTACGATCCGCCTGACGCTACCCCGGAAAGTCCCCCGCGGCTTGCCCTCGACCTCGTTGTCAGGCCGGGCTCGCAGCGCACAGGAGAGGATTTGGCCCGCCAGGCGCTCCTGACTGTCCCGGTTTTACGCCAGACAGTACTTGCCGGTCAGTTGACGCTGGAGATCTCCACGACCGAGGTCCCGTTTGAGCGCTCGCATACCGCCAAACGGTCGCTTTCCGATAAACGCCACCTCTCGCAAAGGGAGTACCATGCGCAACGTTCTTGA
- a CDS encoding XdhC family aldehyde oxidoreductase maturation factor: MRNVLELIHHELQNNAPVVSAVILSSTGSTPRRTGSRMAIARDGRNQGTVGGGPGEALAQRKAAETFQDKCPCILQLDLTGEQAAEAGMICGGRQDILLEYIAPTQENATFYGSLLQRWDNGQSALLYTAFTSNGAEVGDLSRALETDGLTASAPVQLKETARTKGAQTRLPFLVHEAQHTILIEPLRPSGTVVIAGAGHVGKATADCAALVGYETVVLDDRKEFLHQDRFPPSTVRHQFPDFGHCFNECRITPETAIVIVTRGHVHDKTVLDQALQTPAGYIGMIGSRKKRDAIYAALIEAGWDWKDLERVHCPIGLSIGADTPEEIAVSIVGELIQHRSGGR, encoded by the coding sequence ATGCGCAACGTTCTTGAACTTATCCACCATGAACTGCAAAACAACGCCCCCGTCGTCAGCGCGGTCATCCTGTCCAGCACCGGTTCCACCCCCCGCAGGACCGGTTCGCGCATGGCCATTGCCCGGGACGGCCGCAATCAAGGCACTGTTGGCGGAGGACCGGGAGAGGCCCTGGCCCAGCGCAAAGCGGCCGAAACCTTTCAGGACAAATGCCCCTGCATCCTCCAACTCGACCTCACCGGGGAGCAGGCCGCGGAGGCTGGCATGATCTGCGGCGGACGCCAGGACATCCTGCTTGAATACATCGCCCCCACTCAAGAAAATGCAACCTTTTACGGTTCCCTTCTTCAACGCTGGGACAATGGCCAAAGTGCTCTGCTCTACACCGCCTTCACCTCGAATGGTGCCGAGGTCGGAGACCTCTCCCGGGCGCTGGAGACCGATGGTCTGACGGCCTCTGCTCCCGTCCAGCTCAAAGAGACGGCAAGAACCAAAGGGGCCCAGACGCGCTTGCCCTTTTTGGTCCACGAGGCGCAGCACACCATTTTGATCGAACCTTTGCGCCCTTCCGGAACAGTGGTCATCGCCGGAGCAGGACATGTAGGGAAAGCGACCGCGGATTGCGCCGCTCTTGTCGGCTACGAGACAGTGGTTCTCGACGACCGTAAAGAATTCCTCCACCAGGACCGCTTTCCCCCAAGCACGGTCCGACACCAATTCCCTGATTTCGGCCATTGCTTCAACGAGTGTCGCATCACTCCTGAAACCGCTATCGTTATCGTCACCAGAGGCCATGTCCACGACAAGACCGTGCTGGATCAGGCCCTGCAGACCCCGGCCGGATATATCGGGATGATCGGCAGTCGCAAAAAACGCGACGCTATCTATGCGGCATTGATTGAGGCAGGCTGGGACTGGAAGGATTTGGAGCGGGTCCATTGTCCTATTGGCTTGTCCATCGGCGCTGACACTCCGGAGGAAATCGCGGTCAGCATCGTCGGCGAACTCATTCAGCACCGATCTGGAGGCCGTTAG
- a CDS encoding DVU_1551 family NTP transferase has translation MPTQKIGAVILAAGRSTRQRGFKPLLPIGGQTVIQRCLELFQHRGVADSVVVLGYRGEELRPKVEKAGARAVVNPDFDQGMFSSVQAGVAALSPETDAFFVLPVDIPLVRPLTIRLLLRVLALNKSNEVFLPSFQDQTGHPPLLRATLRSRIATHDGTGGLRRILETASTVQVPVPDQHILVDIDTPTQYEYALTLWQRYCLPTPQEAEVLLDWETKGDADISAHSRQVASVTKRLALQINSRNPGSVDVDLAVAGALLHDIAKGQPRHADTGAKHLKACGFAPALTAIVAQHADYEPEEKSPVTETEIVYTADKLVQGSRLVGLDDRFRAKYEAFAGNTHARQAVLRRWKQASQIVQRVEHACGVPLDTLL, from the coding sequence ATGCCGACCCAGAAAATCGGGGCCGTCATCCTTGCCGCCGGACGCTCGACCCGGCAGCGCGGTTTCAAACCGTTGCTGCCCATTGGGGGGCAGACGGTTATTCAGCGCTGCCTGGAGCTTTTTCAGCACCGGGGCGTCGCCGACAGCGTTGTCGTCCTGGGATATCGCGGGGAAGAATTACGGCCGAAAGTGGAAAAGGCGGGGGCGCGGGCTGTCGTCAATCCGGATTTCGATCAGGGGATGTTTTCCTCGGTCCAGGCCGGAGTAGCGGCCTTGAGCCCGGAAACGGACGCTTTCTTTGTCCTGCCGGTAGACATTCCCTTGGTCCGCCCATTGACCATCCGCCTGCTGTTGCGTGTCCTGGCGCTGAACAAATCCAACGAGGTTTTCCTTCCCTCGTTTCAGGATCAAACCGGGCATCCGCCGCTGCTACGCGCCACTTTGCGCTCGCGTATCGCTACCCACGACGGCACCGGGGGACTGCGCCGGATTCTGGAGACGGCCTCAACCGTCCAGGTTCCGGTCCCGGATCAGCACATCCTTGTAGATATCGATACTCCAACGCAGTACGAATACGCCCTCACCTTGTGGCAACGTTACTGTCTGCCCACGCCCCAAGAGGCCGAAGTCCTTTTGGATTGGGAGACAAAGGGCGATGCCGATATCAGTGCCCACAGCCGGCAGGTGGCCTCGGTCACCAAACGACTGGCCCTGCAGATAAACAGCCGAAACCCGGGCAGTGTGGATGTCGACCTTGCCGTTGCCGGCGCCCTGCTCCACGACATTGCCAAGGGCCAGCCCCGCCACGCCGATACCGGAGCCAAACACCTCAAAGCCTGTGGTTTTGCCCCGGCCTTGACCGCCATCGTCGCTCAGCACGCGGATTACGAACCCGAAGAAAAAAGCCCGGTCACCGAGACCGAGATTGTCTATACGGCCGATAAACTGGTCCAGGGCAGCCGTCTTGTGGGTCTGGACGATCGTTTTCGCGCCAAATACGAGGCCTTTGCCGGAAACACTCACGCCCGACAGGCTGTTCTCCGGCGCTGGAAGCAAGCCAGCCAAATCGTTCAACGGGTCGAACACGCCTGTGGCGTGCCACTGGATACCCTCCTATGA
- a CDS encoding histidine phosphatase family protein, with product MRPTHTLSILRHGQRHQDPQWRYTGQREVPLTAVGRRQAKEWAPVFQSWSIAPIWTSPLGRCQETARIIAAALQCPLAVEPALLEIDLGDWEGLTREEVRLRNPGAYEARGKNIATYRPPGGESFADLLERVRPWAEKTLTRAEQTVAVSHAGVVRVLACWARNAPLERLFDFTPPEGTMTIFHADHTGIHLHALGLSVQEFTARGLQ from the coding sequence ATGAGACCCACACATACCCTCTCTATCCTGCGCCATGGCCAACGCCACCAGGACCCTCAATGGCGCTACACCGGCCAACGCGAGGTCCCGTTGACCGCAGTCGGACGCCGGCAGGCTAAAGAATGGGCCCCTGTCTTCCAATCCTGGTCCATTGCCCCAATCTGGACCTCGCCCCTCGGTCGATGCCAGGAGACGGCTCGAATCATTGCAGCGGCCTTGCAGTGCCCCCTGGCTGTCGAGCCAGCCTTGCTGGAAATCGACCTCGGCGACTGGGAAGGGTTGACCCGAGAGGAGGTGCGCCTGCGCAATCCCGGGGCCTATGAAGCCCGGGGAAAAAACATTGCCACCTACCGCCCTCCCGGTGGAGAAAGTTTTGCCGATCTACTCGAGCGGGTCCGTCCCTGGGCCGAAAAGACCCTGACCCGCGCTGAGCAAACCGTGGCTGTAAGCCATGCCGGTGTCGTCCGCGTACTGGCCTGCTGGGCCCGGAACGCCCCATTGGAGCGGCTGTTCGACTTCACCCCCCCTGAGGGCACTATGACCATTTTCCATGCCGACCACACCGGTATCCATCTGCACGCCCTCGGCCTGTCGGTGCAAGAATTCACCGCCCGGGGGCTCCAATGA
- a CDS encoding Rossmann-like domain-containing protein codes for MHSVYAPLRERLYAICEAERLLGEHVHIQARVLSTEEAIGNPEGDDFPLQKGRERLMEASFGQGRGQAFTDRFGDFSGRLDQILEMELQNNYRRAVFVATMNAVLHHLGQVGGTIHCRDSAPTECAAKLAEHLHNEYGRPRITQIGYQPKMVERLQDHFEYRIVDLDPENIGQAKGKVVVEGPETSAEAREWADLLLVTGTTLVNDTITDFLNGKEVLFYGTTVAGAAALMDWPRFCACSS; via the coding sequence ATGCATTCTGTCTATGCCCCTCTTCGAGAACGATTGTACGCCATTTGTGAAGCCGAGCGGCTTCTTGGAGAACACGTCCATATTCAGGCTCGGGTGCTGAGTACTGAAGAAGCGATCGGCAATCCGGAAGGGGACGATTTCCCCTTGCAAAAGGGCCGGGAACGGTTGATGGAGGCCAGTTTCGGACAGGGACGGGGACAGGCCTTTACCGATCGTTTTGGTGATTTTTCTGGACGGCTGGACCAGATTCTGGAGATGGAATTGCAAAATAATTACCGGCGAGCCGTATTCGTGGCAACCATGAACGCGGTCCTGCATCATCTGGGGCAGGTTGGTGGAACGATCCATTGCCGAGACAGCGCCCCAACGGAGTGCGCCGCTAAGCTGGCCGAACATCTGCACAACGAATACGGGCGCCCCAGAATTACCCAGATCGGGTATCAACCCAAAATGGTCGAACGGCTCCAGGACCATTTTGAGTACCGCATTGTCGACCTCGATCCCGAAAATATCGGGCAGGCAAAGGGAAAGGTGGTTGTCGAAGGGCCGGAAACAAGCGCGGAGGCACGTGAGTGGGCGGATCTCCTTTTGGTCACCGGCACCACTTTGGTCAACGACACCATTACCGATTTTTTGAATGGCAAAGAGGTCCTGTTCTATGGGACCACCGTGGCTGGAGCGGCGGCACTTATGGATTGGCCCCGGTTTTGTGCCTGCAGTTCGTAA
- a CDS encoding ABC transporter ATP-binding protein yields the protein MSFLEIRGLSKDLGEFSLKEVDLDLETGTYLAVIGPTGAGKTILLECLVGFYLPEAGHILLEGEDITRCRPEHRHIGIVYQDFALLPHMDVRRNIGYGLRRRLRGETLDNRVREMAEVLRIDHLLHRAPGTLSGGEKQRVALARSLIVKPRLLLMDEPFSALDPRTRRKLRRLLRRVIKETGTTVIHVTHDLDDVWSLADEVAFLRHGQLVQSGTVQEVMQRPRRRCVADFLGINLFHGQVRDRRDGVCRIQAGEMELVSTDRAQPGEEVRVAIRPEQVILAERCEGPVSTRNVLTCNVVDIFPENGVYLVELERGGSHLSAVVTYDALQDLRLAPGSAVTALIKSTHVAIVG from the coding sequence ATGAGTTTTCTGGAAATCCGCGGTTTGAGCAAGGACCTGGGCGAATTTTCCTTGAAAGAAGTGGATCTCGACCTGGAGACAGGAACTTATCTGGCGGTCATCGGACCGACCGGAGCCGGGAAGACCATTTTACTTGAATGTCTGGTGGGATTCTATCTGCCGGAGGCGGGCCATATCCTTCTGGAAGGCGAGGATATCACCCGGTGTCGTCCGGAACACCGGCATATCGGAATTGTCTATCAGGATTTCGCTTTATTGCCGCATATGGATGTGCGCCGGAACATCGGCTATGGACTCCGACGGCGACTCAGAGGAGAAACCCTGGACAACCGAGTCCGGGAAATGGCTGAAGTCCTGCGTATCGACCATCTGCTGCACAGGGCTCCCGGAACCCTGTCCGGGGGCGAAAAGCAACGGGTGGCCCTGGCCCGGTCGTTGATTGTCAAACCCCGCCTGCTCTTGATGGACGAGCCTTTTTCGGCGCTAGATCCCCGGACGCGTCGGAAGTTGCGCCGTCTTTTGCGCCGGGTGATCAAGGAGACGGGGACCACGGTTATCCATGTGACCCATGACTTGGACGATGTTTGGTCTCTGGCTGACGAGGTGGCCTTCCTGCGACACGGACAATTGGTGCAGTCCGGCACCGTGCAGGAGGTCATGCAACGACCGAGGCGGCGGTGTGTGGCTGATTTTCTAGGCATCAATCTTTTCCACGGCCAAGTCCGGGACCGGAGGGACGGGGTCTGTCGCATCCAGGCCGGAGAGATGGAACTGGTCAGCACAGACCGGGCGCAACCCGGCGAGGAGGTCCGGGTGGCGATTCGACCGGAGCAGGTCATCCTGGCCGAGCGGTGTGAAGGGCCTGTGTCGACGAGGAACGTTCTGACCTGCAACGTCGTGGATATTTTTCCGGAAAACGGAGTCTATCTTGTTGAACTTGAACGGGGCGGTTCCCATTTGAGCGCAGTGGTGACGTATGACGCGCTGCAGGACCTGAGACTTGCTCCGGGCAGTGCGGTTACAGCACTGATAAAAAGTACTCATGTGGCGATTGTGGGTTAA
- a CDS encoding ABC transporter permease: MFRPVNLFRLVLVALSFGVTGILVLAIGSFFVVADWAEVGHNLLDPTLLASLRLSLWTAASSALLVMLCALPIGLALSRYAFRGRGLVKAVVDLPVAFPELVLGLCLLLCFGKTPVGKWLSAVGLPLVFTKQGVVAAQFFTALPYAIRIMKSTYDFIDPRLEFVSRSLGYSSLQTFWNVTLPMAKSGLVAAGVISFARCLGTFGTVLILAGGSAGKTDTLPIHLYLNISYGNLSLAMTSGMVLIAVAFAAIFLFEKTEARL, encoded by the coding sequence ATGTTCCGGCCGGTAAATCTGTTTCGCCTTGTGCTGGTCGCGCTATCGTTCGGCGTGACCGGCATTTTAGTTTTGGCCATCGGCTCGTTTTTTGTTGTAGCCGACTGGGCAGAGGTCGGCCACAACCTCCTCGACCCCACTTTGCTGGCCTCCTTGCGCCTGTCGCTGTGGACCGCGGCTTCTTCAGCCCTTTTGGTCATGCTGTGCGCTTTGCCTATCGGCCTGGCCTTGTCCAGGTATGCGTTTCGTGGTCGGGGGCTGGTCAAGGCCGTGGTTGATCTGCCGGTAGCGTTCCCTGAGCTTGTTCTGGGGCTTTGTCTGTTGCTGTGTTTTGGTAAAACCCCGGTCGGGAAGTGGCTCTCGGCCGTCGGCTTGCCGCTTGTTTTTACCAAACAGGGCGTCGTAGCGGCACAATTTTTTACCGCCCTGCCCTATGCCATCCGGATTATGAAATCGACGTATGATTTCATTGATCCCCGGCTGGAATTCGTTTCGCGGAGCTTGGGCTATTCCTCGCTGCAGACATTCTGGAACGTGACCCTGCCGATGGCCAAAAGCGGTCTGGTCGCCGCCGGGGTCATCAGCTTTGCCCGCTGCCTGGGGACATTTGGCACTGTGCTCATCTTGGCCGGCGGCAGTGCCGGAAAGACCGATACCCTGCCCATCCACCTCTACTTGAATATCTCCTACGGCAATCTTTCCCTGGCCATGACCTCGGGGATGGTCCTGATCGCGGTCGCCTTTGCGGCCATTTTCCTGTTTGAAAAGACCGAGGCCCGTTTATGA
- the modA gene encoding molybdate ABC transporter substrate-binding protein, with the protein MRRCLFVVLVVCFWGLSTAFAADLVVYSGAGLMKPMEELRTNFETEHGVEVDIHYGSSGELFGMLKMGQECDVLVPGSERYTYDALRNGWIQEDSIKKMVKHVPVIAVPKGNPGQIEGLQDFTRNGLKLAMGDPNSPAIGRVGRKIFKKQGLWEAVKPNIDVYAPTVNQLLVYVAMEQVDGALIWGDLVTWAEAKGKVEVVSIAKEANIIKTIPTGLTTFAEGNSWAEKFSAYISSEAGLAIWTQWGFEPCSGR; encoded by the coding sequence ATGCGACGTTGTCTCTTTGTGGTGCTTGTTGTGTGTTTTTGGGGGCTTTCGACCGCTTTTGCCGCCGATCTCGTGGTGTATTCTGGTGCAGGGCTGATGAAGCCCATGGAAGAATTGCGAACCAATTTTGAAACCGAGCACGGCGTGGAAGTGGATATCCATTACGGCAGTTCCGGTGAGCTCTTTGGCATGCTCAAGATGGGCCAAGAATGCGATGTCTTGGTTCCCGGATCGGAAAGATACACCTACGACGCCTTGCGCAATGGATGGATTCAAGAAGATTCCATCAAGAAGATGGTCAAGCATGTTCCGGTCATCGCCGTTCCCAAGGGCAATCCCGGGCAGATCGAAGGGCTCCAGGATTTTACCCGCAACGGCCTGAAACTCGCTATGGGCGACCCCAATTCACCGGCCATCGGGCGTGTGGGACGCAAGATATTCAAGAAACAAGGCCTCTGGGAGGCGGTCAAACCCAATATTGATGTCTATGCACCGACCGTAAATCAACTTTTGGTCTATGTGGCGATGGAACAGGTCGATGGGGCCCTCATTTGGGGCGATCTGGTGACCTGGGCTGAGGCCAAAGGGAAGGTGGAGGTCGTCTCCATTGCCAAAGAGGCCAATATCATCAAGACGATTCCCACCGGATTGACCACGTTTGCCGAGGGCAATTCCTGGGCCGAAAAATTCAGTGCCTATATCAGTTCCGAGGCAGGTCTGGCGATTTGGACCCAGTGGGGTTTTGAGCCATGTTCCGGCCGGTAA